In the Pseudothauera hydrothermalis genome, one interval contains:
- the ispC gene encoding 1-deoxy-D-xylulose-5-phosphate reductoisomerase has protein sequence MTTSVQRLTVLGATGSIGLSTLDVVARHPDRFEIFALTAHRQVDALFGQCLRFNPRFAVLADEPAAATLRCRLREAGSRVEVLSGGRALAEVAEHPDVDVVMAAIVGAAGLQPTLAAARAGKKVLLANKEALVLSGQLFMDAVAASGALLLPIDSEHNAVFQALPTGYRRDPDACGVRRILLTASGGPFRCAQPEELDAVTPEQACAHPNWVMGRKISVDSATMMNKGLEVIEAHWLFGVPAERIDVVVHPQSVIHSMVEYVDGSVLAQLGNPDMRTPIAHALAWPQRIEAGVRSLDLFEIARLSFERPDFERFPCLALAYRALREGGAAAAVLNAANEEAVAAFLDRVLPFRRIAEVIDATLERAQGLSVDSLDAVLATDLRARQIATEEIHNRR, from the coding sequence ATGACCACCTCCGTCCAGCGCCTCACGGTACTCGGCGCCACTGGCTCGATCGGCTTGTCCACCCTGGATGTGGTGGCGCGCCATCCAGACCGTTTCGAGATTTTTGCACTGACTGCGCATCGTCAGGTCGATGCCTTGTTCGGACAATGTCTGCGCTTCAATCCGCGTTTTGCGGTGCTTGCCGACGAGCCGGCTGCCGCTACATTGCGTTGCCGTTTGCGCGAGGCGGGCAGTCGGGTCGAGGTGCTCTCGGGCGGCCGGGCGTTGGCCGAAGTGGCCGAGCATCCGGATGTGGACGTGGTGATGGCGGCAATTGTCGGTGCGGCCGGCTTGCAACCGACCTTGGCGGCTGCCCGTGCCGGCAAGAAAGTGTTGCTGGCCAACAAGGAAGCGCTGGTGCTGTCCGGGCAATTGTTCATGGATGCGGTGGCCGCCAGCGGCGCGCTGCTTTTGCCCATCGACAGCGAACACAACGCCGTTTTTCAGGCGCTGCCGACTGGCTATCGGCGGGATCCGGACGCCTGCGGGGTGCGTCGCATTTTGCTCACTGCATCCGGCGGGCCGTTTCGCTGCGCTCAACCCGAGGAACTCGATGCGGTCACCCCTGAGCAGGCGTGTGCGCATCCAAACTGGGTGATGGGGCGCAAGATTTCGGTCGATTCGGCCACCATGATGAACAAGGGCTTGGAGGTCATCGAGGCGCACTGGCTGTTTGGGGTGCCGGCCGAGCGGATAGACGTGGTGGTGCATCCGCAAAGCGTGATCCATTCGATGGTGGAATATGTCGACGGTTCGGTGCTTGCCCAACTGGGCAATCCAGACATGCGCACACCCATCGCCCATGCATTGGCCTGGCCGCAGCGCATCGAGGCCGGGGTGCGTTCGCTGGATTTGTTCGAAATCGCCCGGCTGAGCTTCGAACGCCCGGATTTTGAGCGCTTCCCCTGTTTGGCGCTGGCGTATCGGGCGCTGCGCGAAGGTGGAGCCGCCGCGGCGGTGCTCAATGCCGCCAATGAGGAGGCAGTGGCCGCCTTCCTGGATCGCGTTTTACCGTTCCGGCGTATCGCCGAGGTCATCGACGCCACTTTGGAACGCGCGCAGGGCTTGTCGGTCGATTCGCTCGACGCCGTGCTCGCCACCGATCTACGCGCACGGCAGATCGCCACAGAGGAAATCCATAACCGCCGATGA
- the rseP gene encoding RIP metalloprotease RseP translates to MNLLDYLLPFAAALGLLILVHELGHYLVARWCGVKVLRFSIGFGKPLLAWRGGRDRTEWALAAFPLGGYVKMLDEREGEVAAHEVHRAFNRQSVYRRFAIVAAGPLANFILAIALYWGLFATGVEELRPRVALVEGQSIAAAAGMRDGDLVTAIDGEPVHSWQELRWVLLRHALDARQVTLTVRTYEGVLAYRQLNLSGIAIDADEDLVQRLGLQPWRPRIDPVVGQLVQGGAAERAGVREGDRFIELGGEPLESWSDLVAKVRVAGGKPLPAVLERDGSRIEVTLVPDLTDEGGERVGRIGVAVARPPAGDHDAMFAVVRYGPVESFVKALRQTWETSVLSLRMMGRMITGEVSWKNLSGPVTIADYAGQTAQLGWGQYLKFVALISISLGVLNLLPIPVLDGGHLMYYTIEIIKGGPVSERVMEIGQQIGLVLLAMLMAFAFYNDISRLISG, encoded by the coding sequence ATGAATTTACTCGATTACCTGCTGCCGTTTGCCGCAGCGCTTGGTTTGCTGATCCTGGTGCATGAGCTGGGCCATTATCTGGTTGCACGCTGGTGCGGGGTCAAGGTGCTGCGCTTTTCGATCGGTTTTGGCAAGCCGTTGCTGGCCTGGCGCGGCGGGCGCGATCGCACCGAATGGGCGCTGGCCGCTTTTCCGCTGGGCGGTTATGTGAAGATGCTCGATGAGCGCGAAGGGGAAGTAGCGGCGCACGAAGTGCATCGCGCCTTCAACCGGCAGTCGGTCTATCGCCGCTTTGCCATCGTGGCCGCTGGCCCGCTGGCGAACTTTATTCTGGCCATCGCCCTGTACTGGGGCCTGTTTGCGACCGGTGTGGAGGAGTTGCGACCGCGGGTAGCGCTGGTCGAGGGGCAGTCGATTGCGGCCGCGGCCGGCATGCGTGACGGCGATCTGGTCACCGCAATCGACGGCGAGCCGGTGCACAGTTGGCAGGAGCTGCGTTGGGTGCTGTTGCGTCATGCGTTGGACGCGCGCCAAGTCACCCTGACGGTGCGCACTTACGAAGGTGTGCTCGCCTATCGGCAATTGAATCTGTCGGGCATTGCCATCGATGCCGATGAGGATCTGGTGCAGCGCCTGGGACTGCAACCTTGGCGGCCACGAATCGATCCGGTGGTCGGACAATTGGTGCAAGGCGGCGCGGCCGAACGCGCCGGCGTGCGCGAAGGTGATCGTTTCATCGAACTGGGCGGCGAGCCGCTGGAGTCTTGGAGCGATCTGGTGGCCAAGGTACGGGTTGCAGGTGGAAAACCGCTGCCGGCCGTGCTCGAGCGTGACGGCAGCCGGATCGAAGTAACGCTGGTGCCGGACCTGACCGATGAGGGCGGCGAACGTGTCGGCCGTATTGGCGTGGCGGTGGCCCGCCCGCCCGCCGGGGATCATGATGCGATGTTCGCGGTGGTTCGCTACGGGCCAGTAGAGAGCTTTGTCAAAGCGCTGCGGCAGACTTGGGAGACCAGTGTGCTCAGCCTGCGCATGATGGGGCGGATGATCACCGGCGAAGTGTCGTGGAAAAACCTCTCCGGCCCGGTGACGATCGCCGACTATGCGGGGCAGACTGCGCAGCTCGGCTGGGGGCAGTATCTCAAGTTCGTGGCCTTGATCAGCATCAGCCTGGGCGTGCTGAACCTGCTGCCCATCCCGGTGCTAGATGGCGGTCATTTGATGTACTATACGATCGAAATTATCAAAGGCGGCCCGGTTTCCGAGCGCGTCATGGAAATTGGTCAGCAGATCGGCCTTGTCTTGCTCGCGATGCTCATGGCGTTCGCCTTCTACAACGACATTTCCCGTCTTATTTCCGGCTGA